The following are from one region of the Vibrio rarus genome:
- the mscS gene encoding small-conductance mechanosensitive channel MscS, with translation MLGAHHWFINNTDLLIGYAVNIITAVLILFIGNIITKMIANSVSKVLKKRDLDKAVIDFVHAMVRYLLFVIVLIAALGRLGVQTASVVAIIGAAGLAVGLALQGSLSNFAAGVLIVAFRPFKSGDYVEIGGVAGSVDSIQIFQTVLTSPDNKMVIVPNGSVIGSPIVNYSRHATRRIDHVIGVSYGADLRKAEQVIRQALEADERLLKDKGIQIGVLALADSSVNFVVRPWCRTEDYWDVYFDTLKAIKIALDENGIEIPFPQMDVHLNKVES, from the coding sequence ATGTTAGGTGCCCATCACTGGTTCATTAACAATACCGATCTATTGATAGGGTACGCAGTGAATATCATTACCGCCGTTCTCATTCTGTTTATTGGTAATATTATTACCAAAATGATTGCGAACAGTGTCTCTAAAGTGCTTAAAAAGCGTGATTTAGATAAGGCCGTAATTGATTTTGTACATGCCATGGTGCGTTATCTATTGTTTGTTATCGTACTGATTGCCGCTCTTGGCCGTCTTGGCGTGCAAACAGCCTCTGTTGTTGCCATTATCGGTGCTGCTGGTTTAGCGGTTGGTCTTGCGTTGCAAGGGTCACTGTCTAACTTTGCTGCTGGTGTGCTTATCGTTGCATTTCGTCCATTTAAATCAGGTGACTACGTTGAAATTGGCGGCGTTGCAGGTTCAGTTGATTCCATTCAAATTTTCCAAACTGTACTGACTTCTCCTGATAACAAAATGGTTATCGTGCCTAATGGCAGTGTCATTGGCAGCCCAATAGTGAACTATTCACGACACGCTACCCGTCGTATTGACCATGTTATTGGGGTCTCTTACGGAGCAGACTTGAGAAAAGCCGAACAGGTTATTCGTCAGGCATTGGAAGCGGATGAACGTCTACTTAAAGATAAAGGCATTCAAATTGGTGTGTTAGCGCTGGCTGACTCATCTGTGAATTTTGTGGTTCGTCCTTGGTGTCGTACCGAAGATTATTGGGATGTTTATTTTGATACTCTTAAAGCGATTAAAATTGCTCTTGATGAAAATGGTATTGAAATCCCATTCCCTCAAATGGATGTACATTTAAACAAAGTGGAATCGTAA